Genomic segment of Brachyspira suanatina:
AAATATTTGCTTGCTGTAGCATAAGACGGATCATTTTTAAGTCCAGGATATCTTACCCATTCAACTCTATCATCTTTTTCTAAAAACTCAGCAACTTTTAAAGCATTAGAGCAATGTCTGTCCATTCTCACTGCCAAAGACTCTGTTCCCTGAATGAATATCCAAGAGTTATCAGGAGAAAGACAAGCCCCCAAATTTCTAAGAGGTACAGTTCTTACTCTCAAAGCAAATGCTATATTTTTAAGTTCATCAGGCAAATCATAAGCCCATCTTAATCCATGATAATTTGCATCCGGTTTTGAAAATAGAGGGAATTTATCGCTTTGCCAATTAAAGTTACCGCCGTCAGTGATTATTCCTCCTACAGCACTTCCATGTCCGCCTATCCATTTTGTAAGCGAGTTTATTACAATATCGGCACCATGTTTAATAGTTTGCAAAAGATAAGGAGTTGTAAAAGTTCCATCTATAACTAATGGTATTCCGGCATTATGTGCTATTTTAGCAACTGCTTCAATATCTGTAAAATCTAATGAAGGATTTGAAATTGTTTCTATAAATATTAATTTAGTTTTATCAGTTATAGCTTTAGCAAAATTCTCTGGATCTTTAGCATCTACAAATTTTGTGTTAATTCCTAGTTTAGGAAGTATTGCTCCAAATTGTGAATATGTTCCTCCATACACATTGAATGCAGAAACTATTTCATCTCCAGCCTCACATATAGTGATTATAGTATAAAAAATAGCATTTGTTCCTGAAGATACTGCAATAGATGCCTTACCGCCTTCCATAGCTGTAATTCTTTTTTCTAATACATCTGCTGTAGGATCTCCTAGTCTTGTATAAATATAACCGAGTTCTTTCAAATCAAATAAGTCAGCAGCATGTTTTGAATCTCTAAATAAATATGAAGTAGTTTTGTATACCGGCACTCCTCTGCTTCCGAATGTATCATTATAATCCTGTCCTGCATGTGCAGCTAATGTTTCAAATTTCAATTCTCTTGACATCTTTAATACTCCTTTATATTAATAGATTAAAATAAAAAAAGCCGCCAAATAACTTTGACGGCTTTAAAGTACAAAATAAAAAATAAATTATTATTTACAGCCATCATTATTAAACATACACATTTGCATGAGGCAAAACATTTTGTTCATAACGATGATTGTCTTCATTTACAATATTTCCTAATATATTTATTTAATAATTAACTATAGATTATATATCAATATAAAATTATTGTCAATAGTAATTAATTTTATTTTTCTTAGATACTATCATTACACTTTACAATCTTTTGATTCTAATTTGCTTAAAAATAATTTAATAAGTATAAATGCTTGGTATGTGATTAAAATTTTAAACCTGATTAGAAATTCTTTTATAATAAAAAATTATATAGTATTGACAAAAAATTAATTTGGTATTATAGTACCAATATACTAAATAAGGGGACTAGAATGATTCAAATATCAGAAGCTTCAGCTATAGCATTACATTCTGTTGTATATATATCTATAAAAGATTTTGCATCTCTAAAGGATATAGCAGATAGATTTGATGTATCTTCAAATCATTTATCAAAAGTACTTCAAATGCTTGTAAAGGCTGGATATATTACTTCTTCAAAAGGTCCGGCCGGAGGATTTAGAATAGCTGAAGGAAAAGAAAATACTTCATTTCTTGAAATATATGAAACTATAGAAGGCAAGAATTGGGAAAGAAGCTGTTTGTTTCATTCTAAATGTGACAAATATTGTTCAAGCTGTATAATGGGTGATTTAGTTAATGATATAAATAGAAAATTCAAAAATTATATGGAAAGCCATACTATAAAAGATCATTATCTGTTAGATAAAGATTTTAAAATAAATAAAAAAACAAATGATAAAAAATAAAAACAATAATAAACAAATAGAGGAGTAATTATTATATGGATAATAAAATGTTTTGTTATCAATGTCAGGAAACAATGAATAATACAGGCTGTGTTATATCAGGAGTATGCGGTAAAAAGCCAGATTTAGCATATTTAGAAGATTTACTTGTACATGTAACTAAAGGACTTTCTAATATAACAACTGCTATAAGAAAAGAAGGTGGAAAAGTAGATAAAAAAATTAATCATGATATAACATTCAATTTATTTACCACAATAACAAATGCCAACTTTGATAAAGAAGTTTTTTATAAAAGAATAGAATATACTTCAAAACTTTGTAATGAATTAGCAAATCAGGTAAAGGATAAATCATTAATACTTGAAGAATCTTTATGGACACCTAAAAGTAAAGAAGATATATATGCTAAATCAAAAACTGTGGGAATACTAGAAGAAAAAAATGAAGATATAAGAAGTTTAAAAGAAACAGTTGTATATGGAGTTAAGGGATTAAGTGCTTATATAAGGCATGCCAATATGCTTGATTATGAGAATGAAAATGTAGATGCATTCATACAAAGAGCTTTAAATGAAACATTAAGAAATGATATAAATGCTGATGAGCTTTTGTCATTGGTGCTTGAAACAGGAAAAAATGGAGTTGATGGAATGGCTTTACTTGATAAAGCTAATACATCTACTTACGGCAATCCAGAAATTACAAAGGTAAATATAGGTGTTGGTACAAATCCTGGTATATTAGTTTCAGGACATGATTTAAAGGACATAGAAATATTATTAAAGCAGACAGAGGGTACAGGAGTAGATGTATATACTCATTCAGAAATGCTTCCTGCTCACTATTATCCGGAATTAAAAAAATATAAACATTTTGTAGGAAATTATGGCGGAGCTTGGTGGGATCAAAGAAAAGATTTTGAAAACTTTAATGGTCCGATACTTATGACTACAAACTGTATAGTACCGCCTTTAGAAAGTTATAAAGATAGAGTATATACAACAGGTGCTGCTGGTTATGAAGGATTGAAACATATAGAAAGTCATACTGATAAAGAAAATGATAAAGACTTTACTCCTATAATAGAGCATGCAAAAAAATGTAAAGCCCCTAAAGAAATAGAAAGCGGTTTTATAGTGGGAGGATTTGCACATAATCAGGTATTATCTCTTAAAGATAAAATAGCTGAAGCCGTTAAATCTGGAGCTATAAAAAGATTCATTGTAATGGGCGGTTGTGATGGAAGACATAAAGAAAGAGAATATTATACTGAGTTTGCTAAAAAACTTCCTAAAGATACTATAATATTAACAGCAGGATGTGCTAAATACAGATATAATAAATTGGATTTAGGGGATATTAACGGTATACCTAGAGTATTAGATGCAGGTCAGTGCAATGATTCTTATTCATTAGCAGTTATTGCTTTGGGACTTAAAGATTTATTTGGTTTAGAAGATATTAATGATTTACCTATAGTTTATAATATAGCTTGGTATGAACAGAAAGCTGTAATAGTTTTACTTGCTCTTTTATATTTAGGAGTTAAAAATATACATCTTGGACCTACAGTACCTGGCTTCTTATCGCCTAATGTAGTTAATATATTAGTTTCAAAATTTGGAATATCTGGAATAACTAATGTTGATGAAGATTTGAAAAAATTTAATTTAACAGCATAAACTAAATAGAAACACAACCCAGATTTTATTCTGAGTTGTGTTTTATACAGAAAAGTAATAATTAAAAATATTATCTGTTCTCGCTTCTGAATTTGGCTGGATCTGTGAATGGGCGTCTACCTTGAAATTTCGATAAATAAACTATATTGCTTGCTATATTTACAAATCCGTTATCTCCGTATTTCATTATGGTTTCTTTGGCTTGCTTGTCTTTCATCATAGAATATGCTAATGGAGTATCATCTATAAATAAATGACATAGTATACGCCCAAAAGCATCATAAGAGCCTACGAGCATGCTAACATTTGAAGCATTATTAATTTTGTTTTCAACATAGTCTTTAACATTGGTTCCATAGTTCTGTTTTAATTCAGGTGCATCAAGTCCTATAAATCTGTAATAATTATCTTTGTATTTTATAGTATCGCCGTCTACCACTCTTATAGAATTTTTATCGAGGGCTTTTAAATATTTTGACAGCTCTTTATTGTAGTTGGAATCTATATTATAAAAATCTTTATTTGTAAATGATAGAAAAAGTTTTGTATTGTAAGAATCTTTTAGAGTTAAATATTCATCGCTGTTTATATAGTTAATATCTAAAACTACATGGCTATAATGAATTTTAAAAAATCTAAGTTTATCAATCAGCTTATCATCGCTAGCATAAAACATAATTTTGTCTTTGAAAAATAAAGTATAAAAAATTAGTTTGAACTTGCATATAAATTTTATGCTTGGAAAATGAGTTTTTATATATTTTTTATCATCATTTCCAGCATACAATACATAAACTTTATCTCTGTTTTTTATATAATCATATATAATGCTTGCTTTATTATTTTCTATCATGCTTATTATTGATTTTGAGTCAATGATTAAATCTTTGCTTTCTTTAAGATTAGAAGTTTTTATAATAAAAATAAAAGCAAATATTATAATGACAGTATAAATACAAGCCTTTATAATCTTTTCATTTTTTTGATTAGAAGTTCGCATTTAGCTTTTATATCCTCAGAAGATACTATCTCTGTAAGCATGCATAAACTCATAGCTTTATGTTCTATAAGCAAATCCATATTATTTAATTTTATTCCGCCTATACAAACGAAAGGAATATCTAAATTTTTAACTACATAATCAAGATAATCAATACCAGTAGCTTCATTAGCATCAGGTTTAGTATTAGTTGAAAATATAGGTCCTATTCCAATATAATCAGCACTTGTATGAATGGCTTTTTCTGCCTGTTTTTCATTAGTGGTAGAAAGACCAACTATTTTATCGTATCCTACAATTTTTCTTACTACTTCGATAGGCATATCTTTTTGTCCTATATGAACTCCGTCAGCTTCAACTGCAATTGCCAAATCAGCATAATCATCTATTATAAACAAAGCATCATACTCTTTCGTAAGCTCTCTAATCTTTAAGCATTCTTCATACTTTTCACGCATATATTTATTAGGGTTGTCTTTTTCTCTGTACTGAATGATTTTAATTCCGGATTCAAGCATTGATTTTACAACTTCAATATTATTTCTGCCGTTAGAGAAATCTTCTGCTGTTACGCAGTATATTGAATCTTTAAAATATTTCTCTTTTAATATCTCTCTTCTTTTATTTATATCTTTTGTATTTATTATATCTTGTATACTTTTCATAAATAATTCCTAAAATTTATTTATTACATTTTATATTTTTTCAAATATTAAGTAAAGTATAAAATTATTCGCACGCAGATCATAGTAATAAATATTAATAGATTAACATTCATATTTTTTTATCAATAAAGAGAAATTGATTAACCGTGCGTTAAATAAATTTTAAATTTAATTAACACTTGGGCGGGTGCTGGAAATTCTGATTATGGTAATAAAGTAAATAAAAGTTAAAATATAAAAATAAAGTAATTAAGAATAAAGGGCGTGGTATATGAATAAAGTTTTAAAACTTAATTACATTTGCCCACCCTCTAGGCTTTTTAATTTTTTCTGATATTTTTGTATTACTTTTCTTTTAAACTTTCAATAGTTATTTTAGCTGCCCACCCAAGTTGTATTTAAATTTATTGTATACTCACCGCACGCAGAATGAAGTTTATGAATATGAATTAATTAGTAATGGCATGATAATTATATAAAAGATTTTGTTTACCGTGCGTTGAGGAAATTCTAATATAATAAAAAATAGAAATTAATATTTATTTTTATATCAACTTTTCCCGTGGCAAAAGTTGCAAAAGCACATATTATTTTAATTTTTTATTTTGAATTATATTTATAATATAAATTGATGATAATAACATTTAAATTATATATAAAATGTAGCTTACCATGTGTTAAATAAAATTTTAAATTTTGTCAATTTTTTTATTCAACTTTTTCCCGCCGCATACGCTCTGCGTACTTCGTCAAAGTTTCAAAAAATGCAAAAGATTTATCTTCGTTGTTTGGAATATGTATTGACTATAAAATAATACTTGTATTTTAGGTAAAAAATGCAGTTCTTTTGGTTCTTTTATACCAATAAAAGAACTGGGGGTGTGGGGGCTAGTCCCCACAAATAATAAAAATAATAAAATAATTTTTAACAAAATATAGTTGTTTAGGTATATATAAAAATAATCAGTTTTTGCGACATTTTTTGTCATAGCATTACTTTATAATATAAATAAAGAGTTAATTAATAGGGCTAATGATTATGTATAAAACTATAAAAGAAAAAATTAAAGAAGCAAAAGAAATATTATCAAATGAATCAGAAAATAAAGAAGCATTAAAAACACTATACACATCATATATGCAGATTGAAAACTATAAAAAATCAAAAATATATTTAGAGAAATATTTGGAGATAGAAAAAAATAATTATAATGCTTGGAAAATATTAGGTAATTACTTGGATATGTATGGTAATTTTAAAGAAGCTGAAAAAGCATATTTGAAGGCTCTTGAAATTAATGATAAAGATATAAGAGTATTTGCTAATTTAGCAAGAACTTATATTGAATTAGATGATAAAGATAATGCCTATAAAACTATACAAAAAGCTATTGAATTAAAAAGCAGCGATGAAACAATTACAATAGAAATATCAAATATTCTATGTTCGATAAATAAATATGATGAAGCTATTAATCTGCTTGAAAATTTTTATCAAAACTGTTATTCAAAATCTTTAACTGAACAATTAGCATATATTTATGAAACAGTACATAGTTATGATAATGCTGTAGAGTTATATAAATTATTATATGATGAAAAATCACTTTTAAATATATATCTATACTCAACAAATCAATTCAAAGAAGCAGCAAAAATTTGCAGAAAAAATATATACAGGGATTATTACGATTACGGATATGAATTAGCTGATATATATTTATTTCTAGGATACAGTAAAAAAGCAATAAAAATACTGAAATTGGCGAAAGATAATGATAAACATTTTTATATGCTAGCTTATATGGAAAGATTAGCTAAAATTTATGAGTCTATTAAAAAATATTCCAAAGCAGCATATATGAGAGAAAAAATGGCTGATATTGATCCTGATGAAGAAATAAACTGGGCTTATTTATCAAAATACAGATTTTTATCTAATGATTATGACAGAGCAATAGAAGCAGCAAAAGAAGCATTAAAAATAGATAAAGACTATATAGTTCCTTTATATTATCTTGCTGCAAGTTATAAAAAACAGGGAAAAGATAAAAAGGCTTATAAAATATATAATAAATTAATAAGTAATTTTGAAAACAGAGCGGAAATATTAAAAAACTTTTATTATAAAAATATGTATAAGTACTGTGAAACAGAAGAAGAAAAAGAAGATTTTCATAATACTGATTGGAAATATGAAAGAGTTAGTAAAGAAGAATTATTATACACATTATTAAGCTATAAAGATTTAGTAGAATATCAAAAAATAAAAGAAGTTTTTAATGATTACATATACAGAGAAAAAGATAATAATAAAAAAGATATACATTTTTTTGAAAGTAAAAATATAAAAACATACATGAATGAATTTCATTATAATGATGGTTATATAACTTCTATTGAAATTGGAGAAATATTTGAAGAATTAGAAATGTATGAAGAAGCTTTATTTATATATTTTGATGTTCTAAATAAATATTCTTATGATGAAAAAATAGGCATTTATCATAGACTTTACAGCTGTTATAAAAAATTAAATAAAGATGATTTGGCAAAAGAAATATTGAACATAGCAAAAGACATAGGAATTAATACAAATAATTTTGATGAATAATAAAGTTATAAATTAATTTTTTAGAAAAAATAGGAGGATAAAATGCTAGATAATAAAAAAAATTACACAATAGAAGAAATAAAAGAATTAATAAATAAAAAAATAAATAATGAAGAACTTGAATATGATGATGTACTTTACTATAAAGAAGCTCAAGAAATATTAAATAATCATTTAAAAAATGATCCTAATAATAAAGAATTATTATTTTTATTAGCTCTGGTGCAGTATGAGGATTCATATTTTAATAATAAATATAAAAAATTAAGAATAACATTAAAAAAACTTTTAAATCTTAATTATAAAAAAGATAAAGTATTATACTATTTAGCAGCATCATATTATTATGACAGATATTATTATGATAATAATAAAAAAATACAAAAAGAAATTATTGAATTATTAGAAAATACTATTGAATTAAATAATAAAGATTCTGAATATTGGTATTTACTTGGAACAGTACATTTCTTTGTTATAAAAGATTATGATAAAGCTATAGAGTTTCATAAAAAAGCAGCTGAAATAAATTATACAGAAACAATTTGTAACAATAAAGAATATTATTATTATAGATTAGGACAAATAAATTTATATTTAGGAAAAAGCCAAGAGGCTATAGAAAATTTTAAAAAAGCTATAGAAGATTCGATAGATTGTTTTAATGATTTTTATAAAGCATCTGATTATTGGCATTATTTAGGCTTAAGCTATGAAAAAAACGGACAGTATGATGAAGCTTTGAAAAGTTATAAAATGGCATTAGATATAGATGTAAGAAGCGAGTTAGATGATTATTTTTATGATTGTTTAAAGGCATTAAAATCATTGTATGATTTATATAAAAAACTCGGTAAAAATGATGATGCTTTGTACGCCTTGAAAGACAGTATAGAAAAAGATATATCAGCACCATTTATGATTATAACTTTTGGTGATAAGGATTTTAAAGGAAGCGAAACTTATAATGATATAGTTCAGGCATACACTGATATTATAGATGGTAGTTGGCATTATTGTCAGTCAAATGCATGCCGTGAAGAGCTTGCAGATCTTTATAGAAGATATGGAGAATATGATAAAGCTATAGAATTATATAATCAAATATCTATAGAAAATTATAAAAATATAGCTGAAACATATATAAAAGCAAAAAATTATAAAAAGGCAATAGATACATATAAAATTATTATAAAAATGTATCCTGATAATGAATTGAATTATTATATTGATATTGCCCGTACTTATGAAGAGGCAGAAAATTATAATGAGGCTATTGATTATTACAATAAAGCTATAGAAATTGACAGTGAAAATTCGGACTATTATATTAATATTGCTGAAATATATAAAAAATTAGAAAACTATGAAGAAGCTGTTAATTATTATAATAAAGCTATAGAAATTTTAAATGAGCCATGCGAATATCATGAAAAATTAGCAGAATGTTATGAAAGTCTTGAAAAATACAATAATTCTATAGAAGCATATAAAGAATATTTAAAAATAGATTATAAACCATTCTTATATGATATATATACAAATGGCAGCAGTAAACTTGATACATTAAAAAAGATTGCTTCTTTATATGATAAACTTAATGATATAGAAAATAGAAATTTATATTATGAAAAAGCCATAAAAAAATGCAGAAAACTTATAAAAAAAGATAAGAGAAACAAAAAAAGATATTTAAAAGAAATAGCATATATTTATATAAAAATAGGAAATAAAGAAAAAGCCTTTGAAATATATAATGACTTAATAAAAAACTATAATAAAAAAATATCAAGAAATAAAAATAATTATGGGCTTTTTGAAAAACAGGCTAATTTATATTTGAAAATTGATGATAAAGAAAGTACATTAGAAACATACAATAAAGCTATAGAAGTATGCCTTAAAAATATAAAAAGTTTTGAAAATAAAAAAATATCGATTTCAGATAATGATGATAAAAATAAAATAAGTTCTTATATGGAAGGTTTATCATATTTAGCATTTTTCTATCAAAAAGTTTCAAAACCAGAAAACTGTATTAATATTTATGAAAAACTTATAAAAATATATGAAGAAAATATAACAGATGATGAAGAGAGTACATTTTACTTAGAATCTATTGCAGAGCTTTATATAAAATTAAATCAAAAAGATAATGCTTTAAAAACATATAAAAGGATTTTAGAAATAGATAAAGATAATAATGAAGCAAAAGAAAAAATAAAAGATATAGAATCAGGAAAAGAGGTAGAAACAGCAGACATTTTTGAATTATGGAATAGGAAGTATAAACAATAGGAGAAAAGATAAATAGTATTTAAATAATAAAAGCCTAATATGTTTTTATTTATCATACTAGGCTTTATTAGCTAATTAATTTTTTAGAAAAAATAGGAGAATAAAATGTCTGATAATAAAAAAAATTACACAATAGAAGAAATAAAAGAATTAATAAATAAAAAAATAAATAATGAAGAACTTGAAGATGACGATGTGCTTTACTATGAAGAAGCTCAAGAAATATTAAAGAAGCATTTAAAAAATGATCCTAATAATAAAGAATTATTATTTTTATTAGCTCTGGTGCAGTATGAGGATTCATATATTAATGATGAATATAAAAAAGTAATAACAACATTAGAAAAACTTTTAAATCTTAATTATAAAAAAGATAAAGTTTTATATTATTTAGCATCATCATATTATAGGTATTGCTATTACAATGATTATGAAAAAATTATTCAATTATTAGAAAATGCAATTGAATTAAATAATGAAGATTCTGAGTATTGGTATTCATTAGGAGATGTACATTTTAATATAAAAAAAGATTATAATAAAGCTCTATACTATTATAAAAAAGCAGCTGAAATAAATTATACGGAAACAATTCATAACCATAAAAAAGATTATTATTATAGATTAGGACAAATAAATTTATATTTAGGAAACAGCAAAGAGGCTATAGAAAATTTTACAAAATCTATAAATATTTCATCTGAAGAATATTTTCTATCTCAAATACTGCATTATTTAGGCTTAAGCTATGAAAAAAACGGACAGTATGATGAAGCTTTGAAAAGTTATAAAAAGGCATTAGATATAAATGTAAGAAGTGAGTTAGATGATTATTTTTACAAAAAATTTTATACAATAAAGTCATTGTATGATTTATATAAAAGA
This window contains:
- a CDS encoding O-acetylhomoserine aminocarboxypropyltransferase/cysteine synthase family protein; the protein is MSRELKFETLAAHAGQDYNDTFGSRGVPVYKTTSYLFRDSKHAADLFDLKELGYIYTRLGDPTADVLEKRITAMEGGKASIAVSSGTNAIFYTIITICEAGDEIVSAFNVYGGTYSQFGAILPKLGINTKFVDAKDPENFAKAITDKTKLIFIETISNPSLDFTDIEAVAKIAHNAGIPLVIDGTFTTPYLLQTIKHGADIVINSLTKWIGGHGSAVGGIITDGGNFNWQSDKFPLFSKPDANYHGLRWAYDLPDELKNIAFALRVRTVPLRNLGACLSPDNSWIFIQGTESLAVRMDRHCSNALKVAEFLEKDDRVEWVRYPGLKNDPSYATASKYLKDKFGGMVVFGIKGGYEAAVKFIDNIKLFSHLVNVGDVKSLVAHPASTTHSQLSEDELKKGGISKNFIRLSIGIEHIDDILYYLDEALTIANK
- a CDS encoding RrF2 family transcriptional regulator, which encodes MIQISEASAIALHSVVYISIKDFASLKDIADRFDVSSNHLSKVLQMLVKAGYITSSKGPAGGFRIAEGKENTSFLEIYETIEGKNWERSCLFHSKCDKYCSSCIMGDLVNDINRKFKNYMESHTIKDHYLLDKDFKINKKTNDKK
- the hcp gene encoding hydroxylamine reductase, yielding MDNKMFCYQCQETMNNTGCVISGVCGKKPDLAYLEDLLVHVTKGLSNITTAIRKEGGKVDKKINHDITFNLFTTITNANFDKEVFYKRIEYTSKLCNELANQVKDKSLILEESLWTPKSKEDIYAKSKTVGILEEKNEDIRSLKETVVYGVKGLSAYIRHANMLDYENENVDAFIQRALNETLRNDINADELLSLVLETGKNGVDGMALLDKANTSTYGNPEITKVNIGVGTNPGILVSGHDLKDIEILLKQTEGTGVDVYTHSEMLPAHYYPELKKYKHFVGNYGGAWWDQRKDFENFNGPILMTTNCIVPPLESYKDRVYTTGAAGYEGLKHIESHTDKENDKDFTPIIEHAKKCKAPKEIESGFIVGGFAHNQVLSLKDKIAEAVKSGAIKRFIVMGGCDGRHKEREYYTEFAKKLPKDTIILTAGCAKYRYNKLDLGDINGIPRVLDAGQCNDSYSLAVIALGLKDLFGLEDINDLPIVYNIAWYEQKAVIVLLALLYLGVKNIHLGPTVPGFLSPNVVNILVSKFGISGITNVDEDLKKFNLTA
- a CDS encoding thermonuclease family protein, with product MRTSNQKNEKIIKACIYTVIIIFAFIFIIKTSNLKESKDLIIDSKSIISMIENNKASIIYDYIKNRDKVYVLYAGNDDKKYIKTHFPSIKFICKFKLIFYTLFFKDKIMFYASDDKLIDKLRFFKIHYSHVVLDINYINSDEYLTLKDSYNTKLFLSFTNKDFYNIDSNYNKELSKYLKALDKNSIRVVDGDTIKYKDNYYRFIGLDAPELKQNYGTNVKDYVENKINNASNVSMLVGSYDAFGRILCHLFIDDTPLAYSMMKDKQAKETIMKYGDNGFVNIASNIVYLSKFQGRRPFTDPAKFRSENR
- the thiE gene encoding thiamine phosphate synthase, translating into MKSIQDIINTKDINKRREILKEKYFKDSIYCVTAEDFSNGRNNIEVVKSMLESGIKIIQYREKDNPNKYMREKYEECLKIRELTKEYDALFIIDDYADLAIAVEADGVHIGQKDMPIEVVRKIVGYDKIVGLSTTNEKQAEKAIHTSADYIGIGPIFSTNTKPDANEATGIDYLDYVVKNLDIPFVCIGGIKLNNMDLLIEHKAMSLCMLTEIVSSEDIKAKCELLIKKMKRL
- a CDS encoding tetratricopeptide repeat protein, with the protein product MYKTIKEKIKEAKEILSNESENKEALKTLYTSYMQIENYKKSKIYLEKYLEIEKNNYNAWKILGNYLDMYGNFKEAEKAYLKALEINDKDIRVFANLARTYIELDDKDNAYKTIQKAIELKSSDETITIEISNILCSINKYDEAINLLENFYQNCYSKSLTEQLAYIYETVHSYDNAVELYKLLYDEKSLLNIYLYSTNQFKEAAKICRKNIYRDYYDYGYELADIYLFLGYSKKAIKILKLAKDNDKHFYMLAYMERLAKIYESIKKYSKAAYMREKMADIDPDEEINWAYLSKYRFLSNDYDRAIEAAKEALKIDKDYIVPLYYLAASYKKQGKDKKAYKIYNKLISNFENRAEILKNFYYKNMYKYCETEEEKEDFHNTDWKYERVSKEELLYTLLSYKDLVEYQKIKEVFNDYIYREKDNNKKDIHFFESKNIKTYMNEFHYNDGYITSIEIGEIFEELEMYEEALFIYFDVLNKYSYDEKIGIYHRLYSCYKKLNKDDLAKEILNIAKDIGINTNNFDE
- a CDS encoding tetratricopeptide repeat protein, producing MLDNKKNYTIEEIKELINKKINNEELEYDDVLYYKEAQEILNNHLKNDPNNKELLFLLALVQYEDSYFNNKYKKLRITLKKLLNLNYKKDKVLYYLAASYYYDRYYYDNNKKIQKEIIELLENTIELNNKDSEYWYLLGTVHFFVIKDYDKAIEFHKKAAEINYTETICNNKEYYYYRLGQINLYLGKSQEAIENFKKAIEDSIDCFNDFYKASDYWHYLGLSYEKNGQYDEALKSYKMALDIDVRSELDDYFYDCLKALKSLYDLYKKLGKNDDALYALKDSIEKDISAPFMIITFGDKDFKGSETYNDIVQAYTDIIDGSWHYCQSNACREELADLYRRYGEYDKAIELYNQISIENYKNIAETYIKAKNYKKAIDTYKIIIKMYPDNELNYYIDIARTYEEAENYNEAIDYYNKAIEIDSENSDYYINIAEIYKKLENYEEAVNYYNKAIEILNEPCEYHEKLAECYESLEKYNNSIEAYKEYLKIDYKPFLYDIYTNGSSKLDTLKKIASLYDKLNDIENRNLYYEKAIKKCRKLIKKDKRNKKRYLKEIAYIYIKIGNKEKAFEIYNDLIKNYNKKISRNKNNYGLFEKQANLYLKIDDKESTLETYNKAIEVCLKNIKSFENKKISISDNDDKNKISSYMEGLSYLAFFYQKVSKPENCINIYEKLIKIYEENITDDEESTFYLESIAELYIKLNQKDNALKTYKRILEIDKDNNEAKEKIKDIESGKEVETADIFELWNRKYKQ